In Gemmata obscuriglobus, a single genomic region encodes these proteins:
- a CDS encoding NADH-quinone oxidoreductase subunit L, with protein MLDWFQVVPGRLYVLATLLPLAAFVLLLVAGAVRALCRPFRDQSGFGGRLYWLYGGDAPLKTGAYLATLLIASSAVLGIVGLVTLLTDSSTGDQRAARWSERADWVRLGPLDSSPPPVWARQHAADPLLPTPKPALALELGYKVDELTAVVFAMVTVIGTLIFVFSLGYMKDELQEGVIVDLHAPLPVGRGSEGTAELSHATDTRDTHSPLPFRDGSPGGGGRPSTRRGRFGRFFLYLSLFSFSMLNLVIADNLFQVFVGWELVGVCSFFLIGFYYERPSASRAANKAFIVNRVGDAGFLIGILIAWTYLGTLNFDEMARRVRSPQHGDRLTHAESPEDANRFVRVDPNSMSNSGRNQQYALPQNRTPGSHLALFPLIEPDPFGSTQPDGNNWTGKLSVPAVATYTTYGVLPYGLFVLMGIGIFLGCAGKSAQVPLQTWLPDAMEGPTPVSALIHAATMVAAGVYLVGRCFPLFAPEVLLTVAYIGAVTLFISATIALVQTDIKRVLAYSTCSQLGFMMLALGLGGWVAGLLHLITHAFFKALLFLCSGSVIHGCHHEQDIRKMGGLKSKMPVTAFTMLVGVLAISGAPLLSGWYSKDMILSTALGYVSLHPAHALLFVLPALTAGLTAYYMFRLWFLTFTGTPRDTHLHDHAHESPRVMTLPLVVLAVFSVGVAWGWPVWSAEASYIGSVLHKAEPAAVRTDFALEKSQEHKLHLYAGAVALATAVFGAFLAYRTFYRSTPAHAALHATGPGWYRFLLGKWYFDEAYDAALVTPTLRLAHTAAMVDKRPPESSPNGFDFYTLDGLLNAIGQAASRLGSLLRGVQTGFVRSYVLALALTAALLLGMLAVLAK; from the coding sequence ATGCTCGACTGGTTTCAGGTCGTTCCGGGTCGGCTGTACGTGCTCGCCACGCTGCTGCCGCTCGCCGCGTTCGTGCTCCTGCTCGTCGCGGGCGCGGTGCGGGCGCTGTGCCGCCCGTTCCGCGACCAGAGCGGCTTCGGCGGCCGTCTGTATTGGCTGTACGGCGGAGACGCGCCGCTCAAAACCGGCGCGTACCTCGCCACCCTCCTCATCGCCAGTTCGGCTGTACTCGGCATTGTTGGGCTGGTGACCCTCCTGACCGACTCTTCGACCGGCGATCAGCGGGCGGCACGCTGGTCCGAGCGGGCGGACTGGGTCCGCCTCGGGCCGCTCGATTCCAGCCCGCCACCGGTTTGGGCTCGGCAGCACGCCGCCGACCCGCTGCTCCCCACACCCAAACCGGCGCTCGCGCTCGAACTGGGCTACAAGGTCGACGAACTGACCGCGGTCGTGTTCGCGATGGTCACGGTGATTGGGACGCTGATCTTCGTGTTCTCGCTCGGCTACATGAAAGACGAATTGCAAGAGGGGGTAATAGTCGACCTACACGCCCCGCTTCCTGTCGGCAGGGGCAGCGAAGGCACAGCGGAATTGAGCCACGCAACCGATACCCGTGACACGCATTCCCCCCTCCCCTTCAGGGATGGAAGTCCGGGGGGTGGAGGTCGGCCTTCCACCCGCCGCGGTCGGTTCGGGCGGTTCTTCCTGTACTTGTCGCTGTTCAGCTTCTCGATGCTGAACCTCGTCATCGCGGACAACCTGTTTCAGGTGTTCGTCGGTTGGGAGCTGGTCGGGGTTTGCTCGTTTTTCCTCATCGGGTTCTACTACGAGCGCCCGAGCGCGAGCCGGGCGGCGAACAAGGCGTTCATCGTGAACCGGGTCGGCGACGCCGGGTTCCTGATCGGCATCCTGATCGCGTGGACGTATTTGGGCACCCTCAACTTCGACGAGATGGCACGGCGGGTGCGATCGCCTCAACATGGGGACCGCCTCACGCACGCCGAGAGTCCCGAAGACGCCAACCGGTTCGTTCGAGTCGATCCGAACAGCATGTCCAATTCTGGTAGGAACCAGCAGTACGCGCTCCCCCAGAACAGGACGCCGGGGTCACACCTCGCTTTGTTCCCGCTGATCGAACCCGATCCTTTCGGCAGCACTCAGCCGGACGGCAACAACTGGACGGGCAAGCTGTCAGTGCCGGCGGTTGCGACGTACACCACATACGGCGTACTGCCGTATGGGCTGTTCGTTCTGATGGGAATCGGCATCTTCCTGGGCTGTGCGGGCAAAAGCGCGCAAGTGCCGCTCCAGACGTGGCTCCCCGACGCAATGGAAGGCCCCACACCCGTGAGCGCACTCATCCACGCGGCCACGATGGTCGCGGCGGGTGTGTACCTCGTCGGTCGGTGCTTTCCGCTCTTCGCCCCGGAGGTGCTGCTGACCGTCGCCTACATCGGCGCGGTCACCCTGTTCATCAGCGCCACAATCGCGCTGGTCCAGACGGATATTAAGCGGGTGCTGGCGTACTCGACGTGCAGCCAACTCGGGTTCATGATGCTCGCCCTCGGGCTCGGCGGGTGGGTTGCGGGGTTGCTGCACCTCATCACCCACGCGTTCTTTAAAGCCCTGCTGTTCCTCTGTTCGGGGAGCGTGATTCACGGGTGCCACCACGAACAGGACATTCGGAAAATGGGTGGGCTCAAGTCGAAGATGCCCGTCACCGCGTTCACGATGCTCGTCGGCGTGCTGGCGATCTCCGGCGCGCCGCTCCTGAGCGGTTGGTACAGCAAGGACATGATCCTCTCGACGGCGCTCGGCTACGTCTCGCTCCATCCCGCTCACGCCCTCCTGTTCGTACTCCCGGCCCTGACCGCGGGGCTCACCGCGTACTACATGTTCCGGCTCTGGTTCCTGACCTTCACCGGAACGCCGCGGGACACGCACCTGCACGATCACGCGCACGAATCCCCGCGCGTGATGACGCTTCCGCTCGTCGTACTGGCGGTGTTCAGCGTTGGTGTGGCGTGGGGTTGGCCGGTGTGGAGCGCCGAAGCGAGCTACATCGGGTCCGTTCTGCATAAGGCCGAGCCGGCTGCGGTCCGAACGGATTTCGCCCTTGAGAAGTCGCAGGAGCACAAGCTACACCTGTACGCGGGAGCCGTCGCCCTCGCTACGGCTGTGTTCGGCGCGTTCCTCGCGTACCGAACCTTCTATCGGAGTACCCCGGCTCACGCGGCGCTGCACGCAACCGGCCCCGGCTGGTACCGCTTCCTGCTCGGGAAATGGTACTTCGACGAAGCCTACGACGCCGCTCTCGTCACCCCGACCCTCCGGCTGGCGCACACCGCCGCGATGGTCGATAAGCGCCCGCCGGAATCGTCGCCGAACGGGTTCGACTTTTACACCCTCGACGGACTTCTGAACGCCATCGGGCAAGCGGCGTCGCGCCTTGGATCGCTTTTGCGTGGTGTGCAGACCGGGTTCGTGCGGTCCTACGTCCTCGCGCTGGCCTTGACGGCCGCGCTGTTGTTAGGGATGCTCGCGGTTCTGGCGAAGTGA
- the nuoK gene encoding NADH-quinone oxidoreductase subunit NuoK, which yields MNELGLTPFLLLSAFLFACGVVCVTTKRNAIGVLMGVELILNAANVNLVAFARFNPAFRLEGQVFALLVVVLAAAEAAVALAIILNFYNNHSTVDVDEAKNLRG from the coding sequence ATGAACGAACTCGGCCTGACACCGTTCTTGCTGCTCTCCGCGTTCCTATTCGCGTGCGGGGTGGTGTGCGTGACCACGAAGCGGAACGCGATCGGCGTTCTGATGGGCGTTGAGCTGATCCTGAACGCGGCGAACGTGAATCTCGTCGCCTTCGCGCGCTTCAACCCCGCGTTCCGGCTCGAAGGTCAGGTGTTCGCGCTTCTGGTGGTCGTACTCGCGGCGGCAGAGGCCGCAGTGGCACTGGCCATCATCCTGAACTTTTACAACAACCACTCCACCGTGGACGTGGACGAAGCAAAGAACCTCCGGGGGTAG
- a CDS encoding NADH-quinone oxidoreductase subunit J, translating to MSLPVILFAVVGAATCASALGVVAARDVVRMAVWLLFTLVGVSLIYFLLGAEFAGAAQLIVYVGGTLVLVVFGVMLTAHGPLRELRTRRTEWFVGGALGVALFTLLAVVSLKLGSPTAGEDPLPGPGPLGMSFLGATDTSPKGAVSGTPTGGVVRTPTAYLLPFEIVSVHLLVVLVGAAYLARAKRKRPQA from the coding sequence ATGTCGTTACCGGTTATTCTGTTCGCCGTGGTCGGCGCCGCCACCTGCGCTTCCGCACTTGGTGTGGTGGCCGCGCGCGACGTGGTGCGCATGGCGGTGTGGCTGCTGTTCACGCTGGTCGGCGTCTCACTGATCTACTTCTTGCTCGGCGCCGAGTTCGCGGGCGCCGCGCAGCTCATCGTGTACGTCGGCGGCACGCTGGTGCTGGTCGTGTTCGGAGTGATGCTGACCGCACACGGTCCGCTCCGTGAACTGCGGACTCGGCGCACCGAGTGGTTCGTCGGCGGTGCGCTCGGCGTCGCGCTGTTCACGCTCCTGGCGGTCGTCTCGTTGAAGCTCGGCTCCCCGACCGCGGGCGAAGATCCCCTTCCCGGCCCCGGGCCGCTCGGGATGAGCTTTCTGGGCGCCACCGACACCAGCCCGAAGGGAGCGGTGAGCGGGACGCCGACCGGCGGCGTGGTGCGAACCCCGACGGCGTACCTGTTGCCGTTCGAGATCGTGTCGGTTCACCTGCTGGTGGTGCTGGTCGGAGCCGCCTACCTCGCCCGCGCGAAGAGGAAGCGACCCCAGGCATGA
- a CDS encoding TIGR02996 domain-containing protein: MPPPLNPDLLGLLASCRAAPADDTPRLVLADWLDEHADVSGLPSPGDARARAALLRVQVELARPTCDEGHVAALRAEERRLLVAHAEGWLGSLPRRLHELTHPVFGFAQQLAAARPPQPFTFEPLTPFKPWRFTRGLLNIDLRAETVDDPELGAWFASPLAAWTEEACVDVAASRELERLALPDPMRPYFGVRLAVGAAEFPTLLRPRPDPGDTDERRCRRLLRSAKFGLVRELVLFPPALDAGFLRLMAGANVSNVQRLAVRAALSDADAAFLSSAALTNLSALNVSATQLTAAGVRQLAHAPHLRQLVSLVAYRNGLGCDGLVALVESPLAQTLNVLEVQNTGIGDRGAVALARSPLLGRLHGPGLNLSMNPIADEGARALAACEHLPRFRELILRDCTVGDAGAAALASSPNVADLSILDLWQNRIGDTGARALAGSPHLDGLDVLSLRDNRITAGGAAALRARFGDRVKL; this comes from the coding sequence GTGCCCCCACCGCTGAACCCGGACCTGCTCGGGCTGCTCGCGAGCTGTCGCGCGGCCCCGGCCGATGACACCCCGCGGCTGGTGCTCGCGGACTGGCTCGACGAACACGCTGACGTGTCCGGTCTACCGTCGCCCGGCGACGCCCGGGCGCGCGCCGCGCTGCTGCGCGTGCAGGTCGAACTCGCCCGGCCCACCTGCGACGAGGGGCACGTTGCGGCCCTCCGCGCCGAGGAGCGGCGGCTGCTGGTGGCGCACGCGGAGGGGTGGCTCGGTTCGCTCCCGCGCCGGCTCCACGAACTCACGCACCCGGTGTTCGGGTTCGCCCAACAGCTCGCCGCCGCGCGGCCCCCGCAGCCGTTCACCTTCGAACCGCTGACCCCGTTCAAACCGTGGCGGTTCACGCGCGGGCTGCTGAACATCGACCTGCGCGCCGAAACGGTCGACGACCCCGAACTGGGGGCGTGGTTCGCGTCGCCCCTGGCCGCCTGGACCGAGGAGGCGTGCGTCGATGTGGCCGCATCGCGCGAGCTGGAACGGCTCGCACTCCCGGACCCGATGCGACCGTATTTCGGCGTCCGGCTCGCCGTGGGCGCGGCCGAATTCCCGACCCTCTTGCGCCCCCGTCCGGACCCGGGAGACACCGACGAGCGGCGGTGCCGCCGGCTACTCCGCAGTGCGAAATTCGGACTGGTCCGCGAGCTGGTCCTGTTCCCCCCGGCACTCGACGCCGGGTTCCTGCGGCTGATGGCAGGGGCCAATGTGTCGAACGTGCAGCGGCTCGCGGTGCGGGCCGCGCTGAGTGACGCCGACGCCGCGTTCCTGTCGTCCGCGGCGCTGACCAACCTTTCGGCGCTGAACGTGTCGGCCACGCAACTCACGGCGGCCGGGGTGCGGCAACTCGCACACGCGCCACACCTTCGACAGCTCGTATCACTGGTCGCGTACCGCAACGGACTTGGGTGCGACGGGCTGGTTGCACTCGTTGAATCGCCACTGGCACAGACGCTCAACGTGCTGGAGGTGCAGAACACCGGCATCGGCGACCGCGGTGCGGTCGCGCTCGCGCGCTCGCCGCTGTTGGGCCGGCTGCACGGCCCGGGGCTGAACCTGTCGATGAACCCGATCGCGGACGAGGGCGCGCGGGCGCTCGCGGCCTGCGAACACCTGCCGCGGTTCCGCGAACTGATTCTTCGCGATTGCACGGTCGGTGATGCAGGGGCCGCGGCGTTGGCGTCTTCGCCGAACGTAGCGGATTTGTCGATTCTTGACCTGTGGCAGAACCGGATCGGCGACACCGGCGCGCGAGCCCTGGCGGGGTCGCCACACCTCGACGGACTGGACGTGCTGAGCCTGCGGGACAATCGCATCACGGCCGGCGGTGCGGCGGCGCTGCGCGCGCGGTTCGGCGATCGCGTGAAGCTGTGA
- a CDS encoding YfhO family protein codes for MLWALYFHPLILHPTQTIYAPYSDLLAEHLPVKLFLNREWRASGELPLWNPYHFCGTPLVHDPQVGTFYPPNFVVLAVPEHAVGAAVSWGVALHVLAAGALALVYARARGLNEPASLVAAIGFMLSSKWMTHLLLAGHTITAGLTWLPLLLLLIERAIDRRGTRAVVWAGVPLALLGLGTHPQWAFYATVFAFVWTYRRDARGRWLGCWFGAAVVAAALMAVQLLPALESAQYSARSDGVDASGALGIGLQTAVRLIGPALSYSPPQAWEMQGVFGAFWLVAAVAAPVVGGPRTRWQFGVFCALVLFALGGAALIDWLPGFNLFRVPTRMLLIATFPLAFLAGVTTQALTESRWALSARAAVSRGFRRVVLVLVAPTILGLWFNDGPVWWAFVAYWGAAVLALPLFIRTLQNTGTSGRLRTALWFVILLAELIAPIAVLPQTKPQAELYPSSPVLDYLREQPQPVRVLDWDVHSEGTQTSLLGTGAPQAMVQALGTPRGYNPLDVRHYREFLAFAVGDDRPVRGNSPYAQQVMPNFEVGEPHVFALLRVTHHVAPVGTPPPPGDWRVCARDPAPPAVVPLLPGTPPTLPPHTLREFTPPKPRAWIVPHGERLEGAPFAALKTCDFDRTVLITTRAPLPPMAGTKPGAARVTHYGPNRVTTELDGSAGWLVLSDVWFPGWTCFVDGREVEVSRANHAFRAVPVPAGSAVAEFRFEPRTYRLGWWVSVVAAVLMLGLGVWSARRG; via the coding sequence TTGCTCTGGGCACTGTACTTTCACCCGCTGATCCTGCACCCCACGCAGACCATCTACGCGCCGTATTCCGACCTGCTCGCCGAGCACCTGCCCGTCAAGCTGTTCCTGAACCGCGAGTGGCGGGCGAGTGGCGAGTTGCCGCTCTGGAACCCGTACCACTTCTGCGGGACGCCGCTCGTTCACGACCCGCAGGTCGGAACCTTTTACCCACCCAACTTCGTCGTACTCGCCGTCCCGGAACACGCAGTCGGGGCGGCGGTGTCGTGGGGCGTTGCGCTTCATGTGCTCGCCGCGGGGGCGCTGGCGCTTGTGTACGCCCGCGCCCGCGGACTGAACGAGCCCGCGAGCCTCGTTGCGGCGATCGGGTTCATGCTGTCGTCGAAGTGGATGACGCACCTGCTGCTCGCGGGCCACACGATCACGGCCGGGCTTACGTGGCTCCCCCTTCTGCTACTCCTGATCGAACGCGCGATTGATCGCCGCGGCACGCGCGCGGTCGTGTGGGCGGGTGTGCCCCTCGCGCTTCTCGGACTCGGCACCCACCCGCAATGGGCGTTCTACGCAACCGTTTTCGCGTTCGTGTGGACGTATCGGCGCGACGCTCGTGGTCGGTGGTTGGGCTGCTGGTTCGGTGCGGCCGTCGTTGCAGCGGCCCTGATGGCCGTGCAACTGCTTCCGGCTCTGGAATCGGCACAGTATTCCGCGCGAAGTGACGGAGTGGACGCCAGCGGGGCGCTCGGCATCGGGCTCCAAACGGCCGTGCGGCTGATCGGGCCGGCGTTGTCGTACTCGCCCCCGCAGGCGTGGGAAATGCAGGGGGTATTCGGCGCGTTCTGGCTCGTTGCGGCGGTCGCGGCGCCGGTCGTGGGCGGCCCGCGGACGCGCTGGCAGTTCGGTGTTTTCTGCGCCCTTGTGCTGTTCGCACTCGGCGGGGCCGCACTGATCGACTGGTTGCCGGGTTTCAACCTGTTCCGGGTGCCGACCCGGATGCTGCTGATCGCGACCTTCCCGCTCGCTTTTCTCGCGGGGGTGACCACCCAGGCGCTCACGGAATCGCGGTGGGCGCTGAGCGCTCGGGCGGCGGTGTCGCGCGGGTTCCGGCGCGTGGTGCTGGTCCTCGTCGCCCCCACGATCCTCGGGCTGTGGTTCAACGACGGCCCCGTGTGGTGGGCGTTCGTCGCTTACTGGGGCGCAGCGGTGCTGGCTCTGCCGCTCTTCATCCGCACTCTTCAGAACACCGGCACCAGCGGCCGTCTGCGGACCGCCCTCTGGTTCGTCATTCTCTTGGCCGAGTTGATTGCTCCGATTGCCGTTCTGCCGCAAACGAAGCCGCAAGCGGAACTGTATCCGTCGTCACCGGTTCTGGATTACCTGAGAGAGCAACCGCAGCCGGTCCGCGTTCTCGATTGGGACGTTCACAGTGAGGGCACACAGACCTCCCTGCTGGGGACGGGCGCGCCGCAGGCGATGGTTCAGGCGCTCGGGACGCCCCGCGGCTACAACCCGCTCGACGTGCGCCACTACCGCGAGTTCCTCGCGTTCGCGGTCGGGGACGACCGGCCGGTGCGCGGGAACAGCCCCTACGCACAACAGGTGATGCCGAACTTCGAGGTCGGCGAGCCGCACGTGTTCGCGCTCCTGCGCGTCACGCACCACGTTGCCCCGGTCGGAACGCCCCCGCCGCCCGGGGATTGGCGCGTGTGCGCGCGCGACCCGGCCCCGCCGGCGGTGGTTCCGCTGCTGCCGGGCACGCCGCCGACACTCCCGCCCCACACGCTCCGCGAGTTCACGCCCCCGAAACCACGAGCGTGGATCGTCCCGCACGGCGAACGTCTCGAAGGTGCGCCGTTCGCGGCACTCAAAACGTGCGACTTCGACCGCACGGTGCTGATCACCACGCGCGCACCGCTCCCTCCGATGGCGGGCACAAAGCCGGGCGCCGCGCGAGTTACGCATTACGGCCCGAACCGCGTCACGACTGAACTCGACGGCTCGGCGGGGTGGCTGGTTCTGTCGGACGTGTGGTTCCCGGGCTGGACCTGCTTCGTGGACGGCCGGGAAGTCGAGGTGTCGCGCGCGAATCACGCGTTCCGGGCGGTGCCAGTGCCGGCCGGGTCGGCGGTCGCGGAGTTTCGGTTCGAGCCGCGCACGTACCGCCTCGGCTGGTGGGTCAGTGTGGTCGCCGCCGTCCTCATGCTCGGGCTCGGTGTGTGGAGCGCCCGCCGAGGTTGA
- the nuoH gene encoding NADH-quinone oxidoreductase subunit NuoH: protein MPELWSEFLPHPWNLVAGGAAAAALLFGFIGLSAFLGIWAERKVSARMQDRLGPTRVGPFGLLQSLADGVKLIAKEDVAPQAADKLLFRAAPYIAFCASFCGFLALPFGSQFVAQNLSVGAFFVLAVLSSEVFGIVLAGYASASKWSLFGGVREAAQVVSYEVPRAMCVVVPVCLAGTLNLNTIGAQQVGWFWNWNVFHDPFTFVAFFVFFITAVASCKRAPFDLAEAESELVAGFHTEYSGIRWSYFFLAEYGSMFAVSGLAALLFLGGWHSGVLPFEPSVEFGFWPGTVLNVAVFVGKCWALVLVMIWMRWSLPRLRIDQVMTTCLKYFLPISCVLLIGVCLWLLMVPAAVTNVVRYALSFGCLALVLGVGASLFRSPVTASARAGELPGAWARR from the coding sequence GTGCCCGAACTGTGGTCCGAGTTCCTGCCGCACCCGTGGAACCTCGTCGCCGGCGGCGCCGCTGCTGCGGCGTTACTCTTCGGGTTCATCGGTCTGTCTGCGTTCCTCGGCATTTGGGCCGAACGTAAGGTGTCGGCGCGGATGCAAGACCGGCTCGGTCCCACGCGCGTCGGGCCGTTCGGGTTGCTTCAATCCCTGGCGGACGGCGTAAAACTCATTGCAAAAGAAGACGTCGCCCCGCAAGCCGCGGACAAGCTCTTGTTCCGGGCCGCCCCGTACATCGCGTTTTGCGCCAGCTTTTGCGGGTTCCTCGCGCTGCCGTTCGGCTCGCAGTTCGTGGCCCAGAACCTGAGCGTGGGCGCGTTCTTCGTGCTCGCGGTGCTGTCGAGCGAGGTGTTCGGCATCGTGCTGGCGGGGTACGCGTCCGCGAGCAAGTGGTCGCTGTTCGGCGGGGTTCGCGAGGCGGCCCAGGTCGTCAGTTACGAGGTGCCGCGGGCGATGTGCGTGGTGGTCCCGGTGTGCCTCGCCGGAACGCTCAACCTCAACACGATCGGGGCGCAACAGGTCGGCTGGTTCTGGAATTGGAACGTGTTCCACGACCCGTTCACGTTCGTCGCGTTCTTCGTGTTCTTCATCACGGCGGTCGCGAGTTGCAAGCGCGCCCCGTTCGACCTCGCCGAAGCCGAGAGCGAACTGGTGGCGGGGTTCCACACGGAGTACAGCGGCATCCGGTGGTCGTACTTCTTTCTGGCCGAGTACGGCAGCATGTTCGCCGTCAGCGGGCTGGCCGCCCTGCTCTTCCTGGGCGGCTGGCACTCCGGAGTTCTGCCGTTCGAGCCGTCTGTCGAGTTCGGGTTCTGGCCCGGAACGGTGCTGAACGTGGCGGTGTTTGTTGGGAAGTGCTGGGCGCTTGTGCTGGTGATGATCTGGATGCGCTGGAGCCTCCCGCGGCTCCGCATCGATCAGGTGATGACAACCTGCCTCAAATATTTCCTGCCGATCAGTTGTGTTCTCCTGATTGGCGTGTGCCTGTGGCTGTTGATGGTGCCGGCGGCGGTCACGAACGTCGTGAGGTACGCGCTCAGTTTCGGGTGCTTGGCCCTCGTGCTGGGGGTGGGCGCGAGCCTGTTCCGCTCGCCCGTGACGGCGTCCGCGCGGGCAGGCGAATTGCCGGGAGCGTGGGCGCGGCGATGA
- a CDS encoding SDR family NAD(P)-dependent oxidoreductase — MAENFFRLDGKVAVVTGGGQGIGEAISRRLAGAGAKVGVFDMNAESAARVAGAIGGVPLVGDLTKEADLDRVFGEIAAKAGPVDILVNNAGVASRKGRDVPIWESVREDWEFVLGINVTGLVLCCKAVLPSMIERKYGRIVNIASIAGKEGNPKMAPYSASKAAVIALTKSLSKELVGKGDICVNSVAPAVIQTPILDQLDQSQINMMLSKIPLGRTGKPDEVAALVHFLSSNDCSFTTGFCFDISGGRATY, encoded by the coding sequence GTGGCAGAGAACTTTTTTCGGCTCGACGGCAAGGTGGCGGTGGTGACCGGCGGCGGCCAGGGCATCGGCGAGGCGATCAGCCGGCGGCTGGCCGGGGCCGGGGCGAAGGTCGGCGTGTTCGACATGAACGCCGAGAGCGCCGCCCGCGTCGCCGGCGCGATCGGGGGGGTGCCGCTGGTCGGCGACCTGACAAAGGAAGCCGATCTGGACCGCGTGTTCGGCGAAATCGCCGCGAAAGCCGGCCCGGTGGACATACTGGTGAACAACGCCGGGGTGGCGAGCCGCAAGGGGCGGGACGTGCCGATCTGGGAGAGCGTCCGCGAGGACTGGGAGTTCGTGCTCGGGATCAACGTGACCGGGCTGGTGCTGTGCTGCAAGGCGGTGCTGCCGTCGATGATCGAGCGCAAGTACGGCCGGATCGTTAACATCGCCAGCATCGCCGGGAAAGAGGGCAACCCGAAGATGGCGCCCTACTCGGCGAGTAAGGCGGCGGTGATCGCGCTCACCAAGTCGCTGTCGAAGGAACTGGTCGGCAAGGGCGACATCTGTGTGAACAGCGTCGCCCCGGCCGTCATCCAGACGCCGATTCTGGACCAACTGGACCAGTCGCAGATCAACATGATGCTGTCGAAGATCCCGCTGGGCCGCACCGGCAAGCCGGACGAGGTGGCCGCCCTGGTCCACTTCCTGAGCAGCAACGATTGCAGTTTCACGACCGGCTTCTGCTTCGACATCAGCGGCGGCCGCGCGACGTATTAA
- a CDS encoding NYN domain-containing protein, with protein MKAHRAGDGERSLAVFIDFENMGLGFNNRRDRFEISKVLERLVEKGKIVCKKAYADWSRFGMYTGALHESAIELIEIPRRGMTGKNSADIRLVVDAIDLAYSKDHIDTFVIVSGDSDFSPLVSKLKELGKHVIGLGLSDATSDLLRDNCDEFIYYEDLDRAPIIPIAVNEQIPEKKRKVFALLLDSLLALRRENKEVIYSSMLKDTIKRKKPSFNEDYYGYRTFSELLEDAQREGLLELDKHRTSGMYVVTRFGLEMKAGALPPVSRVIPLPKGGEGRRPIELVPRNGNGLPGPEPKKALELPPRGAAEPRRAELPPRAEPPQRPEPEPKKVEPPKPSAAVPKPAAAAPRPAPARPTPAPARPAPPPKPPAPTREDADDDRPLGRALVDDFDDLDDEPLDEIPTYAPRKAELKPATAPARPAPAKPVPAPKPIAAKEPAPAKPAPKPVATAEPAPAKPVPAKPAPAKAPARPVSEGAEPDAPAVKPAAKPKPATKAAGPKPAAKPPAKEPPARPRQPDPKPPSDDDEFGAGL; from the coding sequence ATGAAAGCACACCGCGCGGGCGACGGCGAACGGTCGCTGGCCGTGTTTATCGACTTCGAGAACATGGGCCTGGGGTTCAACAACCGCCGCGACCGGTTCGAGATCTCCAAGGTGCTCGAACGGCTGGTCGAGAAGGGCAAAATCGTTTGTAAAAAGGCGTACGCCGACTGGAGCCGGTTCGGCATGTACACCGGCGCGCTCCACGAGTCCGCCATCGAACTGATCGAGATCCCGCGCCGCGGGATGACCGGGAAGAACTCCGCCGACATCCGGCTCGTCGTGGACGCGATCGACCTCGCGTACTCGAAGGACCACATCGACACGTTCGTGATCGTCTCCGGCGACAGCGACTTTTCGCCGCTCGTGTCGAAGCTGAAGGAACTCGGCAAGCACGTCATCGGGCTCGGCCTGTCCGACGCCACCTCGGACCTGCTGCGCGACAACTGCGACGAGTTCATCTATTACGAGGACCTGGACCGCGCCCCGATCATCCCGATCGCGGTCAACGAACAGATCCCCGAAAAGAAGCGGAAGGTGTTCGCGCTGCTGCTGGACTCGCTGCTGGCCCTGCGCCGCGAGAACAAGGAGGTGATCTACTCTTCCATGCTGAAGGACACAATCAAGCGGAAGAAGCCGTCCTTCAACGAGGACTACTACGGATACCGCACCTTCAGCGAACTGCTCGAAGACGCCCAGCGTGAGGGGCTGCTGGAACTGGACAAGCACCGCACCAGCGGAATGTATGTGGTCACGCGGTTCGGGCTGGAAATGAAGGCCGGTGCGCTGCCGCCGGTGTCGCGCGTCATTCCGCTGCCGAAGGGCGGCGAGGGGCGCAGACCGATCGAGTTGGTGCCGCGCAACGGGAACGGCCTCCCCGGCCCCGAGCCGAAGAAGGCACTCGAACTGCCGCCCCGCGGTGCCGCGGAGCCACGGCGGGCCGAACTGCCGCCGCGAGCCGAACCGCCGCAGCGCCCCGAACCGGAACCGAAGAAGGTCGAGCCGCCGAAACCGTCCGCCGCCGTCCCGAAACCGGCCGCCGCCGCTCCAAGGCCCGCTCCCGCGCGCCCGACTCCGGCTCCGGCACGGCCCGCGCCGCCACCAAAACCGCCGGCCCCCACGCGCGAGGACGCGGACGACGATCGGCCGCTCGGCCGCGCGCTTGTGGACGACTTCGACGATCTGGACGACGAGCCGCTCGACGAGATTCCGACTTACGCCCCGCGCAAAGCTGAGTTGAAACCCGCGACCGCCCCGGCACGGCCGGCGCCCGCCAAGCCGGTTCCGGCCCCGAAGCCGATCGCGGCGAAAGAGCCGGCGCCCGCCAAGCCGGCCCCGAAACCGGTCGCCACGGCGGAGCCGGCGCCCGCCAAGCCGGTCCCGGCAAAGCCCGCACCCGCGAAGGCCCCCGCGCGCCCCGTCAGCGAAGGGGCTGAACCCGACGCCCCCGCCGTCAAGCCGGCCGCGAAACCGAAACCGGCGACGAAGGCCGCTGGGCCGAAACCCGCGGCCAAGCCCCCCGCAAAGGAGCCGCCCGCGAGACCGCGCCAACCGGACCCGAAGCCGCCCAGCGACGACGACGAGTTCGGCGCCGGGCTGTAA